A stretch of DNA from Yoonia sp. G8-12:
CCACTGCTGTGGGGTCATCTTGTGGAACGGCGCGTCGCGGGTGATGCCCGCGTTGTTCACCAGAATTTCCACCGGCCCAAGGTCCGCTTCGATCTGGGCGACGCCAGCCCGACAAGCCTCGTAGTTTGCAACATCCCATTTGTAGGTCTTGATGCCGGTCTCAGCGGTAAAGGCTGCGGCCTTCTCATCGTTACCTGCATAGGTCGCGGCGACCTTATAGCCTGCATCTTTCAATGCTGTCGAAATAGCTGCGCCAATACCGCGCGAGCCGCCAGTTACAATTGCAACACGGGACATAGATCTCTCCTCCAGGGAATTTCCTTACGTAATCTTGTTATCGTTGCGCCGCAGTAGGCGCAACAATATTTCATGAAAAATTACGGACGCTCAACGCACAACGCAACGCCCATGCCACCGCCGATACACAGTGTGGCCAGACCTTTTTTCGCACCACGGCGCTTCATCTCGAAAAGCAGCGTATTCAAAACGCGGCAGCCAGAGGCGCCAATCGGGTGGCCGATTGCGATGGCCCCGCCATTGACGTTCACGATCGCCGGATCCCAGCCCATCTCTTTGTTGACGGCGCAGGCCTGTGCCGCGAAGGCTTCGTTCGCTTCAACAAGGTCCAGATCATCAACGCTCCAACCGGCCTTCGCCAGCGCTTTTTGCGATGCAAAGATCGGACCAACACCCATGATGGACGGGTCAAGCCCCGCTGTGGCATAAGATGCAATGCGCGCCAGTGGTTCGATACCGCGCTTTTCGGCCTCATCTGCGGACATCAGCAATGCCGCCGCAGCACCATCGTTCAGACCCGACGCGTTTGCCGCAGTGACAGATCCGTCCTTTGTGAATGCCGGACGTAGTTTTTGCATGGCTTCGATAGTTGCGCCGTGGCGGATGTATTCGTCTTTGTCGACGATGATATCGCCTTTGCGTGTTTTCACAGTGAACGCTGCGATCTCATCATCAAAGCGACCCGCGTTTTGCGCAGCTTCCGCCTTGTTCTGCGACGCAACAGCGAATTCATCCTGCATGTCACGTGTAATCTGATATTTCTCAGCGACGTTTTCAGCGGTTTGACCCATGTGGTAGTTGTTGAACGCATCCCACAGACCATCACGGATCATGGTGTCGATAAACTTCATGTCGCCCATTTTCTGACCCGCGCGCAGGTTTGCGGCATGCGCGGAGAGAGACATGTTTTCTTGCCCGCCTGCGGCGATGATCGACGCATCACCCAACTGGATGTGCTGTGCGCCAAGCGCCACAGCGCGAAGACCCGACCCGCAAACCTGATTAATGCCCCACGCAGCAGATTCTTTTGGGAAGCCCGCATTGATATGCGCCTGACGCGCTGGGTTTTGCCCTTGGGCCGCTGTCAGGACCTGACCTAGGATCGTTTCGCTGACTTCAGATTTGTCGATGCCGGCGCGTGCAACGACAGCTTCCAGAACGGCGGCGCCCAGATCATGCGCAGGGGTGTTGACGAATGATCCGCCAAAACTGCCGACGGCGGTGCGGGCTGCGGATGCGATAACGACGTTGGTCATAGATGGTTCCCTTCAGGTTTTTCTGGCTAAGAAGGTGCCACTTACATCTGACCGGTGCAAGCCAAACCCCTTAACCTATTGATCCTTTGGGTATGCGCAATTCTGCCGGAAAGCAAATCAAAGCATCCATGGGCGCGGCGCATTCATGCTAAAGCGTGAGTTTCGGCACACCAAAATGATAGCCCTGCAAACAATCGACACCGAGTTCTTTCAGAAATGCGGCCTCTGAAGCCGTTTCCACGCCGTCTGCGACCGCAAACATTTCAAACTGATGCGCAACAGTGATCAGCGCCTCAGCCAGAACCTGATTGTCCGGATCATGGTCTATGCCACGGATAAAGCTTTTGTCGATTTTGACGAGATCGAAGAAAAAGACTTCAGATGCCGAAATGCGATAAGGCCTGCACCAAATCCATCCAGCGCAAAGCCAACGCCCTTTGGTTGCATTTCGCTCATAAGTCGGATGACATTTTCATGCAGCATCATGGCCGAGGTTTCGCTGATCTCGAAAATCAAACGGTCCCCGAGATTGTTGCGATCCAGAAGCCCCCGATCCAGAATGCGCCGCCATTCGCCATCACCGATTGATCGCGCCGAAAGATTGACGGACAGGCGCAGGTTAGGGTTTTCGCGCAGTTTGCGGAGCGCCAATTCCAGAGACAGGCAATCAATCTGGCGGCCCAGATCCGTATCTTCCACCTGCGGCATAAAGTGCGCCGCAGGAAGGACGCGCCCATTTTCATCAGACAAACGTATCAGCCCTTCGTAGAACGCCACCAAATGTTGGGTGTCCGATGTGACAACAGGCTGGAACGCCAATTGCCCACGGCCCGCCGCCAGCGCATCGCGCACCAAACGCAGGACATCCGCATCGCGACTTGCCATCGCGTATTCAAAGGGATCATCCAGCTCTTGCGGGTCAACTTGCGCAAGGCTGAGCGTGGTGTTTTGCATCTATGCGCTCCATACTAGCCGCATCCAAGATGCCTCAGCACGGGCTAACAACCTCTTAAGGACAATCAAATGAGTGAGCGATGCGGCTGGGCCGGGCCAGAGCAGATCTATATCGACTATCACGACACCGAATGGGGTGTGCCCGAGTATGACAGCCGCACCCTGTGGGAAAAGCTGATCCTTGATGGTTTTCAGGCTGGCCTGTCATGGATCACGATCCTTAAGAAGCGCGAAAATTTCCGTGAAGCGTTCGAAGGCTTCGACCCCAATATGATCGCCGAATGGACCGAGGCTGATGTTGCGCGTTTGCTGGCCAACGCAGGCATCATCCGTCATCGCGGTAAAATCGAAGCGACCATTGGCAACGCTCGCTCATGGCAAGAGATTGAGGCCCGTGAGGGCTTTGACCGCTTTTTATGGAAGTATGTTGATGGCGTGCCCCAACAAACCACACATGCAGACCGCGCGCTTATCCCGACGCAGTCACCGCTGACTGCACAGATATCAAAGGACCTAAAGAAAGCAGGCTTCCGCTTTTGCGGCCCGACGATTGTTTATGCTTTCATGGAGGCGACGGGGCTGATCAACAACCACCTGACCACCTGCCCGCGCCATGCCCCTTGTGCGGCTTTGGCGCGTGATCCGGCGGCGGTCTGGCCTACCAGCGCTTAAGCGCGTCTTCGTCGGCGTCTTTGGCGTCGACCCAAGCGGCCCCTTGCGCGGTGACTTCTTTCTTCC
This window harbors:
- a CDS encoding acetyl-CoA C-acetyltransferase; amino-acid sequence: MTNVVIASAARTAVGSFGGSFVNTPAHDLGAAVLEAVVARAGIDKSEVSETILGQVLTAAQGQNPARQAHINAGFPKESAAWGINQVCGSGLRAVALGAQHIQLGDASIIAAGGQENMSLSAHAANLRAGQKMGDMKFIDTMIRDGLWDAFNNYHMGQTAENVAEKYQITRDMQDEFAVASQNKAEAAQNAGRFDDEIAAFTVKTRKGDIIVDKDEYIRHGATIEAMQKLRPAFTKDGSVTAANASGLNDGAAAALLMSADEAEKRGIEPLARIASYATAGLDPSIMGVGPIFASQKALAKAGWSVDDLDLVEANEAFAAQACAVNKEMGWDPAIVNVNGGAIAIGHPIGASGCRVLNTLLFEMKRRGAKKGLATLCIGGGMGVALCVERP
- a CDS encoding DNA-3-methyladenine glycosylase I, coding for MSERCGWAGPEQIYIDYHDTEWGVPEYDSRTLWEKLILDGFQAGLSWITILKKRENFREAFEGFDPNMIAEWTEADVARLLANAGIIRHRGKIEATIGNARSWQEIEAREGFDRFLWKYVDGVPQQTTHADRALIPTQSPLTAQISKDLKKAGFRFCGPTIVYAFMEATGLINNHLTTCPRHAPCAALARDPAAVWPTSA